The genomic DNA TCCGAAGCTTGTTTTGTGCTTAACCGGTTTAGAGATTTTGGTCAAGGTTTTGGTATTTGTTGATGTTATTGGgttttaaatttatctataaatcaAGGCCCATCTAGCCTAAATAAGAGCAAATggaacaaaaatcagaaaataataacaacaaataaaatagtaacTAATAGCGTAAATTAGACATGGAGTGTTAACTTTTTTGTACATGCTTAGACAGATGTCACATTGTCACGCACGACTCTTCGTTTTCCGGTGACGTCTCTATGATCTTTAAAGACATTGCTTCACCTTCCTTTACACCACTATcagttctttctttctctcaataTATTAACAATCTTTAAGTAACGTAAGTGTTGGAGGATAATTAAGGTCGTGGTTGTGTAAGAATGGGTACATGCGCAGCAGATTCTACAATTGTGGAGATATGGAGAGAGCATCctccttcttcttattctctcaAGATCAACAAAATCTCGAAGCTTAATAGCGACATATACAAATCCCGTCGTTTCTTGTCCGGTGGATACAACTGGTACGTGATCTTTTGTTACATACATCATTATCAATTACACAATTATGGTTTCTTTTCTCTACTTcagttaaaatatattgtaacttatttttccaaaaaaaatttgtaggaGATTGGTTCTATACCCAAAAGGAAACGAAAAAGACAATGGAAATGGATTTGTTTCAATGTATGTTGAATTTGATGACACAAGCCTCATGTCCACATCAGCAAGTGAGGTTTTTGCATATCTTGTGTTCTTCGTCTACAACAAGAAAGCAAACTAATACTTCTCTATTCAAGGTTTGCCCAGACATAACATAATATCACACTCTCtttctgtgtatatatatatatatataaattaattgataATATGTATATCTAAACATCTCTAGATGTGGAAGTAAAGCGGTTCAATGCATTAAGAACGGTGTGGGGATTACCACAAGTGCTTTCACTTGGAATATTCAATGACCCTAAAAATGGATATATCTTTGAGGGAGAACAATGTGAGTTTAGTGTTGATGTGATGGTTGCTTCACCTTTTACCAAGAGGGAAGTCGTTTCTTTTGatgaaaaactctataatcccAAGTTTTCCTGGAGAGTTAAGAATTTCTCGACGCTGAGAGAGAGTCCTTACATGTCCAATAGCTTTCCAATGGGAGGAAGGAAATGGTGAGTCTATAAAAGTATTTactattttcaatatataacaAGTAATAGATCTATAACAAGTAATGTGTATTTGTTCTCATAGGGTATTCAAGTTGAATCCAAAGTGCTTCTCTACATCAGACGGCAAATGTATCTCCATCTTTTTTTATCTAGCAGATAATGAAAAGTTAAAGTCGGATGAGAGGATTTACACCCGTGGTGTTCTCCGAGTTCTAGACCCATATGGATCCAATCACGCCACAGAGAAATGTATGTGAATCCAATGCCTTTTTATTATAGATAACAACAATAATGAGAATCTCACTGTAAGATGAAACTATCTTTAGAGTCTGAGATTTTAATAATATGCATGCTTATtaatattctgatttttttgttacagtTGTTTGCTGGCACGATGAATCAAACATAGGTCCTGGCCATGATCAGATTTTGTCGATGGCGAAGCTTAGGGAAGCTTATTTGGACAAGGAAGGCACTTTGAATGTAGAGATTGAATTTGAAGTTGTTTCTTCGACCATTTATTCTTCCACTATCTAAGGTCTTGCAGTACTTTCCTAAACGTTGTTATTTAAACTCTCTTTTTATCTAAGCTCTTGcggaattttctttttttcttttcttttctttttgtttgttgccgtcaaaagactcaaaacactATTTAGGCTAAATGGTTTTCAATGTTTCCATGCTATTTTTCTGTGACAACTATCCATCAAGCGTTTAGAGTGAAGCGTTTATGCCTTGTTTCTTGTCAAGCGTTTAGAGTGAAGAACATCAAACGCAAAACTCTgcgaaataaatttaaaaaaattctcgAAGGTCTGCTCAATATTGAATAAGTTAAAAATTCCATAttcattttgtccaaaaaaaaaaaaaagagagttatttATTGCGAATTGGAAATACACAAACGAACAAAGGGTTGACTGGACGAGATTATTTTTTGGAGTAAACGAAGAAAGGTCAGTTATGAAGAAAGGTCAGATAcgaagaaaattacaaaaacacattAATAAATAATTGTGAATTTAACGACTTATTGTCTTTTCATTTGCTAGGTCAACTCTATAGTGACATAGATATTTCAAATGCGAACAAGAGGACCAAATGAAATATTGTCGACAGTAATATAGAGAGACATATCATTAAAATAACGTTCACACATTTAACAAAAAGAATGTCTGAAATGTCTTAAgataaaagattattaaaaaatatatatagtaataggACGCAAAAAAAGAATTCctcaagagagaaaaaaaaaacagaacgcAAGAAAGTaccatagagaaagagagatgagaagTGTACCAAACTACCACTATTCTTACACCTTCATCTTAGTTCTGTCTCTTGCTTTCTCTGTTTCCGCAAACATTTTGTCTACCACAGAATCTCTCACTATCTCAAGCAACAAAACCATTATATCTCCTAGTCAAATCTTCGAGCTCGGTTTCTTCAATCCCCCATCAAGTTCGCTTTGGTATCTCGGGGTTTGGTACAAGATAATCCCTAAGAGAACTTACGTATGGGTTGCGAACAGAGACAATCCTCTCACTAGTTCCAACGGAACTCTCAAACTGTCCAACAATAACCTCGTCCTTTTCGATCAATCCGATAGGCCAGTTTGGTCGACGAAACAAACCGGAGGAAGCGTGAGACCACCAGTGGTTGCGGAGCTTCTTGATAATGGTAACTTCGTGCTCAGAGACTCCAACAATAAATTCTTGTGGCAGAGTTTCGATTTTCCGACAGATACGTTATTACCGGAGATGAAACTGGGATGGGATCGCAAAACCGGATTCAACAGAATCTTGAGATCTTGGAAAACCACAGATGATCCATCAAGCGGTGATTTCTCGACCAAACTCGAAAATAGAGACTTCCCTGAGTTTTACGTATGTGGCAAAGAGTCCATAATGTACCGGAGCGGTCCATGGAACGGAGTCCGGTTTAGCAGCGTACCGGGGACGAAACAAGTTGATTACATGGTTTACAACTTCACAGCGAGTAAGGAGGAAGTGAGTTACTCATACCgaatcaacaaaaccaacatgTACTCCATGTTAAGCCTAAGCTCCGCGGGGTTATTACAACGGTTGACTTGGTTTGAGACAACACAGAGTTGGAAACAGTTATGGTACTCACCAAAGGACCTATGCGATAACTACAAAGAGTGTGGGAACTTCGGTTATTGCGATTCTAACACGTTACCGATTTGTAACTGTATCAAAGGGTTTAAGCCAATGGATGAGCAAGCGTGGGATTTGAGAGATGGTTCCGGTGGTTGCATGAGGAAGACGAGGCTGAGCTGTGACGGTAGAGATGGGTTTGCGCGGTTGAAGAGGTTGAAACTGCCAGATACTAATGCGACAATTGTGGACCGAGGAGTTAGTTTGAAAGTATGTAAAGAGAGGTGTCTAAAAGATTGTAACTGTACCGCGTTCGCTAACGCAGATATTCGTGATGGCGGGTCCGGTTGTGTGATTTGGAACGGAGAGATTTTAGATATCCGAAATTTTGCTAAGGGAGGCCAGGATCTTTACGTTAGACTAGCCGCTGCTGATCTTGGTTAGTTCTTTCTTCTGCTTTCGCATTTTTCAAAgagaggttttttttctttgttgactaAGTTGATgttgtccatttttttttttttgccaaccaAAACACTTTATAATAAATAAGGAACTCTCTTCTAGGAAAGGTCTTAAATgaattttacaatttacaagGGTGAAAAAGAATTATCTTACtgcttaaaaataaattaaaatattaggCCCAGTAGCAAGAACtattgagaacaaaaaaattacaatgagaagtttctttcttataaattatGGTATTCCGGTTCTTTAACTCATGTTAAGTGTCTAAATAAAGAGAATTAAACTTAAGGCAGTAAATAATTAACCCCTTGTACTACTACTAGAACATCACATATTTAATTAGtggttttgtaaatttaaattatcataaaaatCGCGATGTAATAAGTTAATTGGAGCGTCGAGCGAAAATATTACTATGCTTCACAAAAGATAATATATGTCAAAAGATTGTAGTATGGTTTAACCATAGATAGATCCAATACCAAAAGAAACTAtgtcaaaaaaaatgaattatttttatttttatttttttgtcaacaattagTTTGTTTacatttgtataatatttgatCAAAATTTACTTTCTGtgaattcttttataaacttttttcctCCGGTATGGGCAGCCAACCTCggagttattttctaatttaatgtttggttaacaaaaaaaatatatatatttgatcaaaagtaaaacaaagtttactttgaagttttttatttactagattttgaacccacgctacgcatggatttatttgatatattttgatgaaaattagaTATTATTGATgatggtaataaaatattatcttataaaaaattcttaattagtattaaggaaaaaaaataaatttctgatacacaattttttaaaaaaaaatcagttgtgttataaaatcaaatctcataaaaaatcatgaatttaactcgacgtccaggcgaggcaaatcaaactgatgacctcacatatcctaaaccatttctttgaccaccagaaaaacgaaacaattttataataataaatttaactcgttttcatatttaattgatttctaccacctatgttttcgtgtttttattcaatgttttcttattcttcatatttatttttgtcattttcattaacaaattttgtggtaattgtcatcgttacatTTACAGTCttgttcttcgttatactctttgtcttcttcttcctcatcaacttcttcacgtgaaaaaccttttttttagactaccacacaacttgttaacccatcaaattacaagaacaaaatcacttcttttctcataaaatttatgaaattcattgagaccagcatagtcaacacatgcacccaattattgataatttcatctatatagttatttggttttagatccacatgtttagaaacttctcaaaccaaaatccttacctggtttataatattttaaaaacataataaaatatactaataattatttatttaatatgaatcatataatatatagaaatatgattacactataagaacacattaattataaataaataatatcaattatattatatcatcaaataatatcaaccattcatattatcaaataatcgTAACCTTATATAAtcgtaaccgcttgaaccggaaccgtatttaaacgtaaccgtttattAAACTGTTATGattaaggttaaacaaaatttctaaccataactgatggttaataaaccataaccgtgacaaccgtaactatggtcatgcctatgtatagctaataaaatatgtgtgtttgtcgtccatttttcttctttaaacccaaaaacttgactcaaacatcaaatcaaggtcttgcgatgtcaatcctttttccttagacccaaaaataaaaaattaatgaaaaaatatcaactcatctataaaatcatacacaaaaatatgttttacaactcataaaaaagcacaaacatagataaataagataatttatgttttacctcaatatttataatattttaaacttttaaaaggtaaaatttgaaccttttataaagtttcaatatatataaaaggttcaatattttaaaacttttaaaattaaaaaattgtaatattttaaaaaaaataaaagctaagaacttttaaaaattttattatttataatatttaaatttttaaaaattttaaatattataatattttttgaaacttttgaaagtcttaatttgatcaaataaaaaactggatcaaaccgaataaaatttttaaaattggacgcctgataaatcaagttttcctgctcattcgttgttggaagcatattaatcttatttatactagttctgaaccattgtctaaaaattttctagtcgatgtgggatattgtgcatagttcttttatttccataaatttaaaattttcctttttctaaaaattctggaaatttgaaaaatattaatgaatgacatgtcaaatcatgataggttgtttaaaataattctcaatatagaaaattcttgaaatttaaaaaaatgtgaatgagtgatatgtcaaatctcGATAgattgttttaaatcctatgtaGACGgttttaggagcttatagctcctacttttatttactaTAGATTGTTTGACAACTTACCTAGACGAAAATATATGCATCGTTTTTATTGCAGAGGACAAGAGAACCAAATATGAAAAAATCATAGGTTCGAGTATAGGAGTGAgcattttgtttcttctcagtTTCATCATCTTCCGTTTTTGGAAAAAGAGGCAGAAGCGATCAACAGCAATTCACACACCTATTGGTAAACCAATCAATAGCTTTCATTTCCTTTACTTTTGTCAGTGAATTatgtcttgatttttttctttttctttttatgtat from Camelina sativa cultivar DH55 chromosome 7, Cs, whole genome shotgun sequence includes the following:
- the LOC104701174 gene encoding receptor-like serine/threonine-protein kinase SD1-7; this encodes MRSVPNYHYSYTFILVLSLAFSVSANILSTTESLTISSNKTIISPSQIFELGFFNPPSSSLWYLGVWYKIIPKRTYVWVANRDNPLTSSNGTLKLSNNNLVLFDQSDRPVWSTKQTGGSVRPPVVAELLDNGNFVLRDSNNKFLWQSFDFPTDTLLPEMKLGWDRKTGFNRILRSWKTTDDPSSGDFSTKLENRDFPEFYVCGKESIMYRSGPWNGVRFSSVPGTKQVDYMVYNFTASKEEVSYSYRINKTNMYSMLSLSSAGLLQRLTWFETTQSWKQLWYSPKDLCDNYKECGNFGYCDSNTLPICNCIKGFKPMDEQAWDLRDGSGGCMRKTRLSCDGRDGFARLKRLKLPDTNATIVDRGVSLKVCKERCLKDCNCTAFANADIRDGGSGCVIWNGEILDIRNFAKGGQDLYVRLAAADLEDKRTKYEKIIGSSIGVSILFLLSFIIFRFWKKRQKRSTAIHTPIVDLVRSQDTLMNEMVTSSKGYISRENNIEDLDLPLMEFKAVAMATNNFSDTNKLGKGGFGIVYKGRLLDGKEIGVKRLSKMSSQGTDEFMNEVRLIAKLQHINLVRLLGCCVDKGEKMLIYEYLENLSLDSHLFDKTRRSNLDWQKRFDIANGIARGLLYLHQDSRCRIIHRDLKASNVLLDKNMTPKISDFGLARIFGREEIEANTRKVVGTYGYMSPEYAMDGIFSMKSDVFSFGVLLLEIICGKRNKGFYNSNRDLNLLGFVWRHWKEGKGLEIVDPTNIDSSSSTSQTHEILRCIQIGLLCVQERAQDRPVMSSVMVMLGSETTAIPQPKRPGFCVGRSPLEADSSSSTQRDDECTFNQITLSVIDAR